A stretch of DNA from Nitrospira sp.:
TCGCTCTCCACGAGAATTTCCGATGTGAGCAACAGCGCGATGCCGTGCAAATTTCGATCGCTCTTTCCGTCAGATACGTGCGAACTCTATAGGTCAGCTTTTGATGCCTCCACGGACTCGCGTCGGCTATTTCCATTTGCCTTCGCTCCTCATTGATTTCTCTGCAAGCTGCAACTGCTTTTTATAACCTATCACACAATCGTGAATGGATGGGTAATGAGTATTGGAGGGGAGGGAACATCAGAAAGGTATCGAAGCGGAAGTCATAAGGTCACGGCAAAATAGTCTCTGGATCCTCCTGTTTGAACTATCCTTCTTAGAGTAGGACGACCTCGAAGCTCGATGTGTTATCGTTTGTAGACGACTGCTTCAGTCCCAGCCTTGATCTGCTGATGACAGGAAAGTGCATGCGTACATCTGAGACGTTTCGACGCAGTCGAGACATCCTCTTGTCCGCTATGTTCTTCCTCGCAGGAACCGGTTCCGGGTACGCCGTTGAATATGGCGAATTAGTTCAGAAGGACGGAAAGTTGATTTTTCAGAGCGCGGAAGACCCACTATTCAAGCTTATGCGGGATCGTGGACTGATCTCCAGCGAGCGATACCAGGCGGTGTTGTTACCAATGACGGAAAACCGAATTGAGTCTCCCGATGCGGTCCTTATCAATAACCGAAGAGAATTTGAATGGACTCGGTATTTAAAAGCCGCGCTGCACCTGCCAGACTGGGTCGATCTGGGCTTGGAAAATAGGACTCGTTTCGAATCCTACGATCATCCCTGGCGGGCAAACCAAGCAGTTGGAAATGGACGGACAGATGCGCAAATTCCTCTGCGGTCACGGCTTCGTTTTGGATTGGGCGGGAACGGTCCGTTGCGATTCCTATTCGAAGGGCAGGATGCGCGGTCTTATCTCAATAATGATCCGGGAGATTTTCGAGACACGACCACGGTCGATAAATTCGATATCTTGCAGTTGTTCGGGTCAGTGACGTTGAACAATATCTCCGGAGTCGGGTTGAGAACCGATTTCCACTTTGGACGTTGGACGAGTGATTTCGGACGTCGCCGCCTTATTGCGCGAAGCAATTTTCGAAATGCCTCAACCGCGTTCGACGGGTTTCACTGGCAAGTCAGCCGGGACAAAACGTGGCGGTTCAGAGCGTTTGCCGTGGAACCGGTCGTCCGAGACGAAGAAAACCTGGATCGGCAATTTCACACCTCCTTGTTTTGGGGAACGTATTTTGAGAGTCGCCATTTCCCCTGGTTCCAGATCGACGCCTACTACATGGGACTCAATGATCAGCGTGTCGCCACAGTGACCAATCGCCGCACGTATTCAACGTTTGGCGGGCGCCTTTTTAAAGACCCCAAGCCGGGTGAGTTTGATTACGAAATCGAGACAGCTTGGCAGTTCGGAACGAGAGGTGGGACCGACCACTTCGCCCATCTTCAGCATCTGGACCTCGGATTTATGTTCAATCTCCCCTGGACCCCTCGATTGGTGTTCCAATATGATTATGCCAGTGGAGATCGTCAGCCAGGCGATAGCCACGATGGTGGATTCGACACCTTGTTTGGCGCTCGACGGTTTGAGTACGAGCCGACCAGCATCTGGGGCCCATTTTCTAGAACGAATCTCAACTCCCCGGGTTGGCGTATCATCGTCACGCCTGCATCAGGCTGGAATTTGCAAGTCAAACACCGCGTCTGGTATCTGGCGCAGAGCAAGGATTTCTTTGGTAGTTCCGGTCTACGA
This window harbors:
- a CDS encoding alginate export family protein encodes the protein MRTSETFRRSRDILLSAMFFLAGTGSGYAVEYGELVQKDGKLIFQSAEDPLFKLMRDRGLISSERYQAVLLPMTENRIESPDAVLINNRREFEWTRYLKAALHLPDWVDLGLENRTRFESYDHPWRANQAVGNGRTDAQIPLRSRLRFGLGGNGPLRFLFEGQDARSYLNNDPGDFRDTTTVDKFDILQLFGSVTLNNISGVGLRTDFHFGRWTSDFGRRRLIARSNFRNASTAFDGFHWQVSRDKTWRFRAFAVEPVVRDEENLDRQFHTSLFWGTYFESRHFPWFQIDAYYMGLNDQRVATVTNRRTYSTFGGRLFKDPKPGEFDYEIETAWQFGTRGGTDHFAHLQHLDLGFMFNLPWTPRLVFQYDYASGDRQPGDSHDGGFDTLFGARRFEYEPTSIWGPFSRTNLNSPGWRIIVTPASGWNLQVKHRVWYLAQSKDFFGSSGLRDSTGQAGTSLGQDVDLQVQWIVNSNLEFDAGYVHWFKGSYFDRLPSSAGLPAGGNKDSDYLYASMRIRM